From a single Apium graveolens cultivar Ventura chromosome 2, ASM990537v1, whole genome shotgun sequence genomic region:
- the LOC141687991 gene encoding subtilisin-like protease SBT4.4, with translation MGSLPPGEYSPSSHHLDILKQVTGDSSASNRLVRSYARSFNGFAASLTSKEVQELSGWKEVVSVFQSRNLKLQTTRSWDFIGLQESIKRVSSVESDMIIGLVDTGIWPESESFSDKGFGPPPKKWKGACLGGNDFKCNKKLIGARYYTQPDENGARDIDGHGTHTASTAAGSFVRGASFYGLAKGNARGAVPSARIAVYKVCTPDGCADHSLLAAFDDAIADGVDILSVSLAHSGLLDPYRDSIAIASFHAMKQGVLTVQAAGNTGPTISSVSSLVPWLLSVAASTTDRRIIDILTLGNGKTLIGNSINSFELNNTMFPLVTGKDALKHSEDCDEDGAMNCEPQCLDERLVKGKIVVCNTLYGLVNNRETHAVGFIFLNGPVQDHLITPVPATIIDTELGNKLITSYIDSTKTPRGSIRKSEAVKDFTAPVVASFSSRGPNMLIPDILKPDITAPGVDILAAYSPLAPVSDDRSDKRSANFMFETGTSMACPHVSGSAAYVKSFHPGWSPSAIQSALMTTAWRMNATNHPDREFAYGAGHVNPVRAVDPGLVYEAFEADYLNFLCNIGYNLDQIKAISGDKNVSCKKIVKGIGGKELNYPTITAQVKEEKPFNISFPRTVTNVGQANSTYRVKVFNDRIINVSVVPNTLSFQSVGEKKFFIVNVASKGLTFNSIVWGSLEWSDGIHRVRSPVTVYTQQ, from the exons ATGGGTTCACTTCCCCCGGGAGAATATTCACCTTCATCACACCACCTGGATATCCTAAAACAAGTTACTGGTGATAG CTCCGCGTCTAATCGCTTGGTGAGAAGTTATGCAAGAAGTTTTAATGGCTTTGCAGCCTCACTTACAAGCAAAGAAGTACAGGAGCTTTCTG GATGGAAGGAGGTGGTGTCTGTATTTCAGAGTCGAAATCTTAAGCTTCAGACAACAAGGTCATGGGACTTCATAGGGTTACAGGAATCCATCAAACGAGTATCTAGTGTAGAAAGCGATATGATAATTGGTTTAGTTGACACTGGGATATGGCCCGAGTCAGAGAGCTTTAGTGATAAAGGTTTTGGTCCTCCTCCTAAGAAATGGAAGGGTGCTTGTTTAGGCGGAAATGACTTCAAATGCAATAA GAAACTTATCGGAGCTAGATACTATACTCAACCCGATGAGAATGGAGCAAGGGATATAGACGGACATGGAACTCACACAGCTTCAACAGCAGCTGGAAGCTTTGTAAGAGGGGCTAGCTTTTATGGGTTGGCCAAGGGAAATGCAAGGGGCGCAGTTCCGTCAGCTAGAATTGCAGTGTACAAGGTGTGCACCCCCGACGGGTGTGCAGACCACTCCTTATTGGCAGCTTTTGACGATGCTATAGCTGATGGCGTTGACATATTATCGGTTTCACTTGCACATAGTGGATTGCTAGATCCGTATCGTGATTCAATTGCCATTGCTAGTTTTCATGCCATGAAGCAAGGTGTACTTACTGTACAGGCAGCTGGTAATACTGGTCCGACAATATCGTCAGTATCAAGTCTTGTGCCGTGGTTATTAAGTGTTGCAGCAAGCACAACTGATCGCAGAATCATCGATATATTAACTCTAGGCAATGGAAAAACACTAATT GGTAACTCCATTAACAGCTTTGAGCTGAATAACACAATGTTTCCTCTTGTTACCGGGAAGGATGCTCTGAAACATTCAGAAGACTGCGACGAAGACGGCGCCAT GAACTGCGAGCCGCAGTGTTTGGACGAAAGATTGGTTAAAGGAAAGATAGTGGTTTGCAACACATTATATGGGCTTGTTAATAACAGAGAAACTCATGCAGTTGGGTTTATTTTTCTTAATGGTCCTGTCCAAGATCATTTAATAACTCCTGTACCTGCAACAATCATAGACACTGAGCTCGGCAACAAGCTCATCACCTCCTACATAGATTCCACCAA AACGCCTCGAGGAAGCATAAGAAAAAGCGAAGCAGTTAAAGATTTTACAGCTCCTGTGGTAGCATCATTCTCCTCGCGTGGTCCAAATATGCTTATACCAGACATACTAAAG CCTGATATAACTGCACCCGGAGTAGATATTTTAGCAGCTTATTCACCATTAGCACCGGTATCAGATGATAGAAGTGATAAGCGATCCGCTAACTTCATGTTTGAGACAGGAACGTCCATGGCTTGTCCCCATGTCTCCGGTTCAGCTGCTTATGTTAAGTCGTTTCATCCTGGCTGGTCTCCTTCAGCCATTCAATCTGCTCTTATGACTACAG CTTGGCGTATGAATGCAACAAACCATCCAGATAGAGAATTTGCTTATGGGGCGGGTCACGTCAATCCTGTACGAGCCGTGGATCCTGGTTTAGTGTATGAAGCTTTTGAAGCAGACTACTTAAATTTTCTTTGCAATATAGGCTACAATTTGGATCAAATTAAAGCAATATCCGGGGATAAAAATGTAAGTTGCAAGAAGATAGTTAAAGGAATCGGCGGAAAAGAACTAAATTACCCAACAATAACagctcaagttaaagaagaaaAGCCTTTCAATATCAGTTTTCCAAGAACAGTCACAAATGTTGGCCAGGCAAACTCCACATACAGAGTAAAAGTCTTTAATGATCGGATAATCAACGTTAGCGTGGTGCCTAATACTCTGTCCTTTCAATCTGTTGGAGAGAAGAAATTTTTCATCGTGAATGTCGCTTCTAAGGGATTAACATTTAATTCTATAGTATGGGGATCATTGGAGTGGTCAGATGGCATTCACCGTGTAAGAAGTCCTGTCACAGTGTATACTCAACAATAA